cttttaagctgcatttacactgcagatcttgatgatcaattctgattttgtgactgtattagtttttttgctgacctgcttacattatcttttaaaagtgactcgtatctgattgtctgcatttacacagcacacagcaAAGGCCCAATGACCAgcaaaaaaagagcgggcgctgactggcAGCTGAGGATTCTCCATTCCTGTTTTTAATATGTTCACAGggtttaattgttattttttttattctttttgattATCTGTTTATTAACGTGCTGAAATGATATCTGGAAATGGATGTTGTTAAAATTCCGTTGCCAAACGGCATGCTTTTGACAATCCTACTTCATTCGTTTGCAACACTGTACAGTAGTTTGCTTTTATTCGAGCTTCAACTTAACTTGCTGTAATAGTGACGTATGATTCTGTTGTAATCAGTGTCCATGTCACATTTAATCCCACCCTGCCCAAGTTCTTTAAAATTATTGTCTTTTATTCTTTTCAAAAGTATCCTAAAGTCAATCACTTTGTCCAGATGAATCAAATCCAGCAGCATGTGCACATATCAAcgattattatttttctgtttctgGTTTGTAattggcggcatggtggctctgtggttagcactgttgcctcacaggttgctggtttgagtcccggctggttcagttggcatttttctgtgtgcagtttgcatgttctcctcgtgttgggttcctccaggtgctctggtttcctccacagtccaaagacatgcgctataggggaattgaataaactaaattggccatagtgtatgagtgtgtgtgtgtaaatgcgagtgtatagttgtttcccagttctgggttgtggaTGAAaatgcatctgctgcataaaacatatgccggaatagttggcgattcattccgctgtggcaacccctcataaagaagggactaagctaaaggaaaatgaatgaatgattcacgTTTGAGTGTCACAATATAATTTGATTAAAGAATCGATTCAGAATCATTTGAGAGAGAATCGTGATGCGTTGATGAATAGATTTTCATTCTCACACCCCTAAACCTTGGTATGATAAAGCTCCTGTATTGTCTTCTGTGATGTAAAATCCAGTGGCATTAAGGTGATTTACTGCATCTACTGTGTGTGCTTTCCATTTTCAGCATACAGTACAGAGTTCAGAgagacacttaaagggatagttcatccatcGGTAGTTTCATATTCAGACCAAGCAAAACGAGAGACGTTGAGTGAAtttcaaaatagcttttttttaattgtaaatgttttttatattaccatgacaaaaataacaataaataagttaatatctACAAGATGCTATACAGAACGTATATgcgttttttttacattatacaaatgtacatttttttatatcaacattttttacattttgtaaggTTTTTAGGCTTTTTTGTGTGGTTTCCACATTTTCAACATACAGTAATTGTCTTCATCGGCTAAAGTGAAACATACTAAATTGGCAAGTAGGTTAACAACAtcacactcaaacatacacacGAGAAATAAACAAGCCGCCTTTTTTTGAACACCATGCACACCACAGTAAATCTCTGACTATGAGCTCAGAGAGGCGGCAGTTCAGCTTTCCCACTGTCACACGCTTACAATCATTTTACAAAACTGTGCAAAGCACCAAAGTACAAGTCCTAAGTTGTTCTATAACAGTCTAGTGTACCTTGGATATGTCGTATTGAGCCGCCTGGAATGTTGACAAATCCAAACATGCACCATCTATTATATACTCTACggctacatttcttttttttgtgttgattttgaTCAACTTTTTAGCTGCCTGTGTTGTGCAGTGCTGAATTATTTCACTTTAGCTTAACACGAGTAATCAAAAAGAGATGTTTACAGTATAAGGACCGGCTTACTGGGAAGCCAAAGAAGAGTTTTAAAGATACAATTGTGATATTTTGGACTAGTTGGTTTCAGGCACAATGGCACCTCGCTGTACAGCGTTAGGTTTCCAGCTAGGGGAGGTCTGTGACATCATCGCGAAAGATGACAAGGAGGCCATTCAGATCATTGGCAGCCACTTCTCCACTGGTGTTTGTGCTCCTCTCTGTTTTGGTTTGGAGCGTTGTTACAGTCTGCGGGCACGGGATAGGAAGTTGGAGGGGAAGTAGGGACCCTCGGCGTCACTGCCCAATGAGCTGCTCAGACTCTCTTCACCAGAGCTCAAGTCTTCACTTGAATCCTCACTGTGGAAACAGGAAAAGCCCAGTCAACTTCAACACTCGTATAGCACGTTTAACCAAGTCAAATTGCTCAGAGCTTCACATAACATGTTGaggtgtacactgtaaaacccaagtcaactttatcaaatgaaatgagtgtagttaactcaatttactgaaagttaattctactcatttgaaaagagttttgaactcagtgttgaaggtaaggagttaattaaatacctcattacttcaacttgaagttcacagtactcttataatttgttttttttaactcaaattgtttgtagcAACTGacttcctcaaatggtttgagttgccttagcttattgggttttacagtactcagttggtttgagttctcttcatttattgggttttacagtactcagttgctttgagttctcttcatttattgggttttacagtactcagttggtttgagttctctttatttattgggttttacagtactcagttggtttgagttctcttcatttattgggttttacagtactcagttggtttgagttctctttatttattgggttttacaatactctgttggtttgagttctctttatttattgggttttacagtactcagttggtttaagttctctttatttattgggttttacagtacttagttggtttgagttctcttcatttattgggttttacaatactcagttggtttgagttctctttatttattgggttttacagtactcagttgctttgagttctcttcatttattgggttttacagtactcagttgctttgagttctcttcatttattgggttttacagtactcagttggtttgcgttctcttcatttattgggttttacagtacttagtGGGTTTgcgttctcttcatttattgggtttacaatactcagttggtttaagttctcttcatttttgggttttacagtactcagttggtttaagttctctttatttattgggttttacagtactcagttggtttaagttctctttatttattgggttttacagtactcagttggtttaagttctctttatttattgggttttacagtactcagttggtttaagttctctttatttattgggttttacagtacttagttggtttgagttctcttcatttattgggttttacagtactcagttggtttaagttctcttcatttatcgggttttactgtgctcagattgcttcatttactcaaatggattaagttcacagtactcattaggattagtttttgaacttaaatggtttgttgcaattggtttcctcaaatggtttgagttattttaacttattgggttttattcAAATGACATTGTAGTCAGTGTTAGGGTCAAGTAATgcaagttacgtaataatattacttttctaagtaacaagtaatgcattcaaaataataagTTAtgatattggagttacttttctaaaaatgtaatgtgagttacgTTTTAGTTGAATTAATTAGCTTGTAAGGAATAAACTGATGAATTAAAATTGAGATGAGAGAGtgcattcattattttgaacacatggaagaaaagaaTTATGCTTGAAAACGGTTTGAACTTCACTAATTAGACAAAGTACAAAagaagcaaacacattgcttgaaactttcattaatctgtatatacggctcaggaagttctcagaagataatattatcctacattattattattcttttttaaggtaaataaaggtgtaggttatacagtgtgttgttaattgcagagctcctctatttaaaaaaaacaaaagaaaaaatcccTGCAAGTTCTGAAGGAGATCAAGGAAACTCAAAGataatgtaacgcattacttagtaaataagtaacacaactagttactttttaggaGAGTAACTCTATACTGTAATGCTTTACTTTCAAAAgttactttccccaacactgtttgTAGTCATGATCATTTATCACGAAATCAGGATTTCTGCATAAAGCGGTTTCAGAGTTATTTGTTTTAGGAATGCCTACTGTTAGCATTGTTTGCTTGGAGGCAAGATTAATGtttctttaattatatttaaagcatttaattgacttaatttaattgattttctagtttattattaattttagttcAAGCTTTTGTAAACttatgtttttttcatttaagtgtaatattttaatatataaatgtgacactttttgtgttattttagtattatatattctatttatactagattattttattagtaattttaataactaaaatgCCAAATGACTTTGCTACTACCTGAAATATGCGTTTCATCTAATATTTCTGTTTGAAAAAATgctttacttttaaaattatatttaaatttgtatttataatatttaaatctaaagatgttatattttgatatatactttaattgtatttttctgAAGCTCAACAGGATGTTAAAGTAAtaatctattatttatttctgatataataattatatttgacatattttataataaatctatattataTTTCCATTACATTCAAAGTCAAATAGCTTGGGGAAAAAATGGCAGTACTTAAACTTTTCTGATCCACTTTTGTCTTCAAAGTTGTCTGAAGACTGGTGTTcagtagttttaggacaacttttatAAATGAtgttgatccacttcaaatattgactatTGTATATATTGAAATATCTAAATTCTCAAAAACAAAAAGTCTTGTACTTTGTCTAGTCGGCCTCACCTCTCACACCCTTTTCTTACTCACAGGTGATGCACAGCCTGTGACGTgttggtaaacacacacacattatgctTTACTTACATTCCTCAGCTGCGCCTACTTTGGCGTGTGCGCATATCTAACTTATTAGCCTTCTTAAAGCAGTGTGTCCTGTCTGGATTTTCAGCCTGTAATCAGCTGTGTCGCTGAGCCTCAGGAATGACTTACTGCTCCTTGTGAGTAAATATGGTTGGGTTGGTTGCTGGTGTCATGACTAACTACTCGCGGTCATCAAGTAACACAGTTGAACACCTGATAGTGGGATATAGGGTGGGGCATACAGGACGAACTTCAGCCTGTGCTGACGAGGCTGTGACGTAAATGGTGTGTGTCAGTAAAACGCAAAGGGTTAAATTATGTCATGTGATGGAACTGAAACCAGATGTTTTAAAGGAAAGATTGACATATTTTATAGCAATTATTCCCAAGTTTGTTAGTTTGCTCTTATTGCCTGATGTCTAGACTATTAAGTTTTGAcactttcattttttaatgtcTGATTTTCTTTGAGTTTACAAAACTATTATTGATTCCAATGTTATTTCTATGCCttcattgtattatattgtaaaaatacTTGTATATTAactttcagttttaatttaaacttacatttttaGCCATGCTATGTGTTtttattaaagggatggttcaaaATTGAACTACTATCTCTGAAAATTAATGCTAATTTTCTGGCACCTATTGACTTccgtaaaaagaaaaaaaatactacggTAGTCGGTGGATCTCAGCTACAAGCATctttctaaatatattttgtgttcgacagaagaaaggaagttaaataggttttgaacaagtgaagacaGATtaaacgatgataataataatggtaattttcatttttagctgaactaaccctttaagaagactttaatatttctatttagcTCTAGTGAATGTAGTCACTACacattttttaatttcagtaGTTTGTCAGCAATGTAGTGGCTTTGTTTTTCATCtgaagtatattttcattttcctAAAATTGTTGTTTTCTTAGTTTTAGTGACACTAGCAAAGCTGCAAGTTTGCCTGCCACAGAAAATCATTTTGACTTGGACACTTGCCTCATGAACATCCAGTGCAAACATGCACGCTTTTAGCTTTCACAAACTGAATAACATGTCTAAATGATTTTCTGTGGTCATCAAGCTTGACTAAAGCCATCTGTATGCGGTTAACCCAGATTATTCCTACCCTTTCCGCTTCTATAGACTGTTCAGTATGAGTGCTCAACACTAACGCCTGCATCTTTCCACCACAGGTGATCTGTTTACCTCTCGCTCTCGTCCCACACGCCCTCAGGAATGGTGGGAAGCTCAGGTATGCTGCAGTAGCTGCTGTGCAGATTCTGTGCTGTTCTTCGAGAGACGATCCACACCAGTTTCTTGTGGTCCGGTTTGGCACATTCTGGAGAGGAGTACTCTCTAATACACTGCCCTACCAGGCCTCGCCAGCGTCCCAGGTCAGCGTTTGAGATCTGCAAACAGACACCGCTGCATTAGACACCAACTTACATAAGTACAGGGCACAGCGCCAGCATCATTTTGGATGGGACTGACGAGTGTAAACCAATAGTCTGCTGGCGTCTGGACACTTCAAGTGCTTTAGATTCTTCTTACGCCATTGATGTAAGTGCTGTTCAAACCAaagatatatataatttttattttttttgatcacTTGATTCTTTTGAAAGTGGTTTGATTAAAATAGTTCTGTTCTACTTGGAGCCAAaacttatttttcagtttttgggAAGGTGCAATTGTGAGAGAGGGAGTTAAAAGAATGCCCTACTTATAAGTTTTTACCTTCAAGTGTGTCTGTATGCGGTGTGCGATTTCTAGCAGGTCAACAGACTGTAAGGCCTCGATCTCAAGCATCAACAGCGACAAAGCGAGCACCGAtggctaaaaataaataagaaaatcaatcACAATTCAAACTTGCCATATAACTTGACGTATCCAGTCTATTTGTTTTAAAGAAGCTCTACTTACTTTTGCTTTGGAGAAAACAATTCTGCATAGGCAGGCTTTCAGCTGGGCTTCCAGTTTGTCAAGATTCAGGATGTCTTTTCTGCAGGGGTGAAAAGATTTCAGATTGTATTTAGTTTGAGAGAGATTGTCAGCTGAACTGTGTCATTTTAACAAGCTGTCGTGTCTAGTCAGAAGATAATCTCCTAGTTCATGACGCCGGCCTTAACTGTGACCCATATACTGTGAAACGCTCAAAGTGCACTTGGCAGATTCTGTTTATCAAGCTTCACAAGTTTCCTATGCTGAACTGTTCGTTTATctggtatatacagtatgttttatattTCCAGTCGTTCTTACCTGTTGGACGTGTGTGAAAGTGCAATGGCATGGTACAAATGCAGGAAGGTTAAGGCTGTGACGGCTTTGAACTGGAAGTTGAGTTTTTCTGAAATGATCTTCTCCATTCGGCTGAGGTCTGAGACGGTGAACTTGCACTGGCTGATGCGGATGAGCTCATGGCTGGACGAAACATTGCACTCGCCTTCAGTCACTCGCACGGCGATGTGGAGGCAGCCAATGCTGATGCAGGCCAGATATTTGGGCTGAACCTGTATTTAAATCACAAAATGATTAGTTTATACAgcagaaaatgtcattttattcATTGTGCTACGTTTACACCACACAGTTTTCAACTAAAAACTGAAAATTGCATGCATTTTGGCTGTTTATGCACTTTCATAAGTTACAAAAATTGTGACATCATGCATGTGCAATTAATTGACGATCAAAACAACACTGGTGGACTACAGGACTGTATGTGCTCAGGTGCGTAGTGTTTCTTTACAAGGTAACATTGCTACCTACTTGCCTAGCATGCACAATATTGCAATTgagcttttttttgtttatgtatgcgagtcttaaaggaatagttcacccaaaaatgaagcctgtcatcatttactcaagcttcacttgtttaaaacctatttgaatttttcatttgttatacacaaataaagatattttgaagaaagctggaatacacttgagagagagaaaatagtgagtacgtttttatttttgggttaactatccttTAATGCAATTCAAACTCAGATGGTTTAATTTATCATTAACTGATTACCTTCATCATAGCTAGAAACCTGTCCAGCAGGTTGACGGCTAGTACAAAGGTCTGAGTGCTGTAACCGAAGAAACTGGTCAAGCTCCAGAGATCCTCAACTCGAGCATCTCGACATTTTGCTGAAACTCCGTTACTGTTCTGTGTTAATGAAGagaaataacatttttttcagttgaatgttTTGTCAATTGTACATTTGAGAGCtaatattaagttttttttacattgtttgaaAGCAGTTTTACAAATTGACATGAATTTATGTACATTGTTATGTTTTAATAAAGTTTATACGTGTATTTTTCTCTACAGAAGTTAGTGAGACTTGTTTACCTCTTGGGTGGATTCGATCAAACGGAGACCCGTTTCTTTCGGTAGATATTGAACCTCCAGATCCAAATTGCTCTTTAGCTCCTTCATCAGTTTGAAGGCCtccatttttactgtttgtttgtgtttcaacTCTTCAAAACACCTTAAAAAGGCATAAAAAAACAAAGTGAGTAAATTCAGCTCACCCTGGGCAGTGGGTCAAGGTTTTGCCCTGCCCCCTCCGCTCAGCTGAGCCTCGGTGTCGGGTTTCTCTGGTTAACGCCTTCTTACAGCGGATCCAAACAAATAAATCCGTCAAATTCCGACTGAGATGAACAAATATATGTACACTTTTTAACTTAAAACGCTTTTACTGAAAAAACAAGGTCAAAACGGGATCGAAAGTGAATGTCATCCAGCGGAGCTCAGTTGATCCTTCAGCTGGAAAATACCTCAACCAGAGGGGGAGGGGTTTAAATCTTTACACTGCTGTAGTTTGTGTTTTTAACCTCATATAACATACGATTAATCTGttcattacattgtaatatatCAGTAAAATGTTACAGGTTATGATTTATCTTTATATATTGAAATGTATACAGAGATTGACTTCAAATTAGACCAATACTGGCTTAGGAAGTAAACATCAAATACATGGAAAACATAAGACGGAATTCGGTCAGTACAGTAAAATGAATCTATAATCGTCCTTTAATTAATAACACACACGATTGTGGTCGATAACAGCATTGATCGTGCATGTAAATAACGTTACAGTATACTCAATCGAAATCTAACGTTAATCCACAGCCATAAAAAAATCAAACCCATTTTCAGAATTAAGGAAAAACAAGCTGAACATATTAACAGACAATTCATCTAAATGcacattacaaatgtaaacaaacatgttAGCAGAgattattaatgaaaaataaaagtacattacCAGAAATGTTAAAAGGACATATTGTGTTTGTGTATCCGAGTCTTTCGTCTGTGTTTTCTCTGCTCCTTCCTTTTGTTGATGTTGAATGTAGCTCCGCCCCCTGGGCCTGTCACGTAGGAAACGTAAGTCTTCGCGTTTatcaacatttatacattttagaaCGTATATTAGTATCGTTTCTGTATTTAAATGCGTGTATTCGGTGTTATTTCATCATCTTGGGTTAATTGTTTCAGGTATTTCGTGTCTTGCAGCGTTCAGACATTGTTTTAAAGCGCTGTGGGTCTTAAGATATTGACAGCCCAACTGACCAATAGAATCGCTTGAAGATGTAGCGTTCAAATAGTCCGCCCAAAATTCTGGTTGCTGATTGGCTGCTGTGTTCCATGTTAACGACGGCTATTGGTTAGCGAATCGACTGCTTTTCCTGTGGTCCGATTGGTTGTTGCTGGGTTTTGTTTTGACAGGGTTGCCAGGGGGTAGAAGAAAATGTACAAATGCATTCCTCTCAGCTGTTCATTTTGCGATAACATTAAAATTTTCaaagtataatttattttaactgtttaataatCGAGTGAATAATCGgaacattaattattgttatgttatttattatttataattcattattatgTTAGCTGAAGTCATAAGTAACGGATTCTGATTAATTTGAGATGATACATTTACTTATAAAAGACGAGAatagtattttaattaaaatatatgaccGTATCAGGTAAATCGGCTTTAATAAGATAAATGTAGTGTTACATTTATCACATTAATGATCAAATATCTAAGCCTGTGTTATAAATACatacttaatataaaaatattttactcatTATATAAAAAGGTATATTAAttatcaaaaatattagcctTAAATCGAACTTttaatccatttatccatcaattATCTCATATTTCTGTGTCATCCTGAGGGTCTGAATAGGACTGTACATGAAAGTAGTTCGAACAGTACGATCTACACTCTAAAATACATCCGACAGAGAAAGTAGTCCTCTTATGGCACAGTTACCGAATTCGCAAAATTTGTCGTTGATCATGAAACCTGAAAGTGtatctacatttaaaatttaCACTGTTTAGTATTATTATCCATTAGCAATTTTTCACAATACTTAATATTCGTAAGAAAACATTTTCGTTCTCTTTGGTTGAAGAGGTAGGCGGAGGGTTCTCCTTCCCTTCTCAGTCTCCTCCTCGGAAGTAGACGTCCGTGTCTATATtccgttcattttatttttaatatcagtTTGGAAGGATcccttttagtttttttaaatacccCCACCAAATTTTACGGCAAACATGGAGGCGAAGCTGGACGC
The sequence above is drawn from the Danio aesculapii chromosome 21, fDanAes4.1, whole genome shotgun sequence genome and encodes:
- the ccng2 gene encoding cyclin-G2, translated to MEAFKLMKELKSNLDLEVQYLPKETGLRLIESTQENSNGVSAKCRDARVEDLWSLTSFFGYSTQTFVLAVNLLDRFLAMMKVQPKYLACISIGCLHIAVRVTEGECNVSSSHELIRISQCKFTVSDLSRMEKIISEKLNFQFKAVTALTFLHLYHAIALSHTSNRKDILNLDKLEAQLKACLCRIVFSKAKPSVLALSLLMLEIEALQSVDLLEIAHRIQTHLKISNADLGRWRGLVGQCIREYSSPECAKPDHKKLVWIVSRRTAQNLHSSYCSIPELPTIPEGVWDESESEDSSEDLSSGEESLSSSLGSDAEGPYFPSNFLSRARRL